GGAGAAATATAGAAAGCTCCCTGTGACTCCAGTTCTTTATATAGAAACTGAAATTGTTTTTTCTTTTTTTCATTTTCTAGTAAACTCATAGTTTCTGAGATATTTGTTGCTACTACTCCTAAATAAGAGTAATCTTTCAATAGTGACCATTTTTCATGTTTATCTACTGTACTTTTTAATTCAAGATAAGTACTTATTCCTTGTTGTAAACCTAAAATAAGAAAAATAGCTAATATAAAACGAACAACAATATTTAAATAAAATAATGATTCAATAGGTTTTTTATTTTTAATCATTTGAGATATATTTATATTCTTAGTCCCTATCCATGTAATTAAATAAATAAATATAAATATTAAAATTAAAGGGATTATATTAGTTACCCAAAAATATAAAAAAGGTAATAATTGTTGGAACTGATTGTAAAGGTATAAATATAATATTAATCCCAAGAATCCAACAGCTATTGCCCCAAATAAAACTTTAATATACTTTCTTATTAAATATGATCCAATATGCCAAAAGTTATAACCTAATAACTTCCTTACTGCAATCTCTTTATAGGTATTAACTACATCATATTGTATGGCAAGAGCAATTAGAAAACATAATATTAACAAAGCTTTATAAAGCATTTCTTGGTAAGGATATTTAGTAATTAAACTCTGAGCCTGATCTTTTGAAATATTAACAATAAACCCATTCTCTGCTGCCTTACTTTTAAAACTTTCTGCCTTATCTATACCATATAAAGTATAGGTTCCTTTAATATCCTTTGTTTTTTCAGCAGCAATCATTGGACGAATTTCTATTGGATCAAAACTATGAAATATTTCTAATTGTCCTACTTGATGAGTGTCATTGGTATGAACAGTTGAGAGAAAATCGTTATAATCACTACTTTTTTCTAAAAATATTCCGGATTTTAATTTTAGTTTTTCAAAATATTTGTTTGCCTCATATAGAACTACATAATATACTACTTTATTTTCATTGTTTCTATCTTTTTCATAGGATACACGTTGTAAATTAACTTCTGCTTTTAAAGCCACAGCATTTAATAATTGAAAGTTTTCTAACTTATTATTTTTAGGATTTCCTGCCTCTATATGGACATTCCATATCTCATTATTATCATTTTTATTAAAAGATTGAAATTGAATATATTCAAATTGTTTTACAGTTAAAAAACTTACAACTATTAAGGTGATTGTTAGAAGAATAAATATCAGCCTTTTCATAACAACCATTCCTTATAATTGTATAGTTCTTGAAAAAAACTTG
This genomic interval from Gottfriedia acidiceleris contains the following:
- a CDS encoding FtsX-like permease family protein is translated as MKRLIFILLTITLIVVSFLTVKQFEYIQFQSFNKNDNNEIWNVHIEAGNPKNNKLENFQLLNAVALKAEVNLQRVSYEKDRNNENKVVYYVVLYEANKYFEKLKLKSGIFLEKSSDYNDFLSTVHTNDTHQVGQLEIFHSFDPIEIRPMIAAEKTKDIKGTYTLYGIDKAESFKSKAAENGFIVNISKDQAQSLITKYPYQEMLYKALLILCFLIALAIQYDVVNTYKEIAVRKLLGYNFWHIGSYLIRKYIKVLFGAIAVGFLGLILYLYLYNQFQQLLPFLYFWVTNIIPLILIFIFIYLITWIGTKNINISQMIKNKKPIESLFYLNIVVRFILAIFLILGLQQGISTYLELKSTVDKHEKWSLLKDYSYLGVVATNISETMSLLENEKKKKQFQFLYKELESQGAFYISPSPYYLNNASNFPLNPDPWGMDGKKVEINKNYLTINKIVDTNNKRLQIPENNSKNQITAIVPIKYKKYENSIKRTIGKDYIGIYNLKDLKPVNVNIIYVKNKQTYFTYSTNMAVKNAHQITDPITILVNDQFDPRILANHISMGYGFYTKNSGCNAPFEMTQNTLKKYELHDIWQPNSIAYSSVELKIENDRKSLQLSTIYCTLYLLLATVLIFFSSMYYLEMNKQLLALQWIFGYMFFEKHSLVYLVILVFWNLTFMVSFFISSSNLLLKITFGLALFDILLISIILIIKEYQTVKQVFIAK